From Amycolatopsis sp. cg9, one genomic window encodes:
- a CDS encoding ESX secretion-associated protein EspG — protein MDVPVEALAALAEREQAGQLHITLRPEPIWLSDEERDEAGKRIDAALAEAGLVDVRGRVTVDFLDWLPLLVSPARECYGWVGVEGQTYGVLAAAKGLQAILAVSDGAHVGVQEIDRNRLAESLVEQLPPVGPGGGHPRTVRVADLAEAARRGQEAYPLPPAVADVVSLVQRPVSGSGELYVGRRDDVGRHTCLQQPLHYADTDWGRYLSYTTGSGDDAVIHIGPAGPRELAETLDELAGTLS, from the coding sequence GTGGACGTTCCGGTCGAGGCGCTGGCCGCGCTGGCCGAGCGCGAACAGGCGGGCCAGCTGCACATCACCCTGCGGCCGGAGCCGATCTGGCTGTCGGACGAGGAGCGCGACGAGGCGGGCAAGCGGATCGACGCCGCGCTGGCGGAAGCCGGGCTCGTCGACGTCCGCGGCCGGGTCACCGTCGACTTCCTGGACTGGCTCCCGCTGCTGGTCAGCCCCGCGCGGGAGTGCTACGGCTGGGTCGGCGTCGAAGGACAGACCTACGGCGTGCTCGCCGCCGCGAAAGGGCTGCAGGCGATCCTCGCGGTCTCCGACGGCGCGCACGTCGGTGTGCAGGAGATCGACCGGAACCGGCTCGCCGAGTCCCTCGTCGAGCAGCTGCCGCCGGTCGGACCCGGTGGCGGGCACCCGCGCACCGTCCGGGTCGCGGACCTGGCCGAAGCGGCCCGCCGCGGCCAGGAGGCCTACCCGCTGCCCCCGGCCGTCGCCGACGTCGTCAGCCTCGTGCAGCGGCCGGTGTCGGGCAGCGGGGAGCTCTACGTCGGCCGGCGCGACGACGTCGGCCGCCACACCTGCCTGCAGCAGCCGCTGCACTACGCCGACACGGACTGGGGCCGCTACCTCAGCTACACGACCGGGTCGGGCGACGACGCCGTCATCCACATCGGCCCGGCGGGCCCGCGCGAACTGGCCGAGACGCTCGACGAGCTGGCCGGCACCCTGAGCTGA
- a CDS encoding DUF3558 domain-containing protein, producing the protein MSRSKLCLIAVLVAVSAAACTTTTGGTASPSTTDSAATGSTPADPEVPKVAAPLDAGKYVGDTCAIVPKDVLSSLRYTDAGEYKAQGDTVLTEAGPSCLWKLRGEGIGLSVSLGTGSRDKGAGGLAGIYAGYRQGKYIRFLERAPEVEGYPAVYFDAQDERSMGSCGLGVGIADDLTFDVYAQGYQGQDDSCAAATQVASSVIKTLKGA; encoded by the coding sequence TTGTCCCGAAGCAAACTCTGTCTGATCGCCGTCCTGGTTGCCGTCTCGGCGGCAGCTTGCACCACGACGACCGGCGGTACCGCGTCCCCGTCGACCACCGACTCGGCGGCGACCGGCAGCACGCCGGCCGATCCCGAAGTGCCGAAGGTCGCCGCTCCGCTCGACGCGGGCAAGTACGTCGGCGACACCTGCGCGATCGTCCCGAAGGACGTGCTGAGCTCGTTGCGGTACACCGACGCGGGCGAATACAAGGCGCAGGGTGACACGGTCCTCACCGAGGCGGGTCCGTCCTGCCTGTGGAAGCTGCGCGGCGAAGGCATCGGTCTTTCCGTCTCGCTGGGCACCGGGAGCCGGGACAAGGGCGCCGGCGGCCTGGCCGGCATCTACGCGGGCTACCGCCAGGGGAAGTACATCAGGTTCCTCGAGCGCGCTCCGGAGGTCGAGGGCTATCCGGCCGTCTACTTCGACGCCCAGGACGAGCGCTCGATGGGCTCGTGCGGGCTCGGCGTCGGCATCGCGGACGACCTCACGTTCGACGTGTACGCGCAGGGGTACCAGGGGCAGGACGATTCCTGCGCCGCGGCCACGCAGGTGGCGTCGAGCGTCATCAAGACACTCAAGGGGGCATGA
- a CDS encoding TetR/AcrR family transcriptional regulator: MPRVSQDHLDARRRQILDGSRVCFARYGYEGATVRRLEEATGLSRGAIFHHFRDKESLFLALAEDDAVRMADVVAEQGLVQVMRDLLAGGDHPADWLGTRLEVSRRLRTDPEFRGRWAERSEQLTTATRLRLRRQREAGKLRDDVDVDVLTAFLELVLEGLVSHLAMGLPAAGLGPVLDLVEETVRRHRQTTA; the protein is encoded by the coding sequence ATGCCACGCGTAAGCCAGGATCACCTCGACGCACGCCGGCGCCAGATCCTCGACGGCTCGCGCGTCTGCTTCGCGCGCTACGGCTACGAAGGTGCCACAGTCCGGCGCCTGGAGGAAGCCACCGGGCTGTCGCGCGGGGCCATCTTCCACCACTTCCGCGACAAGGAGTCGCTCTTCCTCGCCCTCGCCGAGGACGACGCCGTCCGGATGGCCGACGTCGTCGCCGAGCAGGGGCTGGTGCAGGTGATGCGCGACCTGCTCGCCGGGGGTGACCACCCGGCCGACTGGCTCGGGACGCGGCTCGAGGTGAGCCGGCGGCTGCGCACCGATCCCGAGTTCCGCGGCCGCTGGGCCGAACGGTCCGAGCAGCTCACCACCGCCACCCGGCTGCGGCTGCGGCGCCAGCGCGAAGCCGGGAAGCTGCGCGACGACGTCGACGTCGACGTCCTCACCGCGTTCCTCGAGCTCGTCCTCGAGGGGCTCGTCTCCCACCTGGCCATGGGCCTGCCCGCCGCCGGCCTCGGGCCGGTGCTCGACCTCGTCGAGGAGACCGTGCGGCGGCACCGGCAGACGACCGCATGA
- a CDS encoding hemolysin family protein, which yields MIQILFAVLGVLLFVLLTVGTGLAVAAEFSLTALERSTVDANVRQVGDRRALTVQKAHRTLSFQLSGAQVAITLTTLITGYLAEPLIGELVRPLLTGIGLPEAFAGGASIVLALVIATSLSMILGEMVPKNLAIARPLPTARAVAGYHSRFSALFRWLITLMNNSANFLVRKFGVEPQEELRSARSPQELGSIVRSSAESGTLDTTTAELLDRSLRFGERTAEELMTPRVQLESLGVDDTVEDLIELSRRTGFSRFPVHAEDLDDVRGAVHVKQAFAVLAADRAAVPIGSVMRPVPTVPESLPGDDLLNRLRDSRFQLAIVVDEYGGTAGLVTLEDVVEEIIGDVRDEHDDREAPASQQVGSDSWLVSGQLRPDEVTDVTGFRMPDGDYETIAGLILERLGKIPAEGDAADVDGWRLTVTTMDKRRIAEVEVAPVRVPAESPVAEVVS from the coding sequence ATGATCCAGATCCTCTTCGCCGTGCTCGGCGTCCTCCTCTTCGTGCTGCTGACCGTGGGCACCGGGCTCGCCGTCGCGGCCGAGTTCTCGCTGACCGCGCTGGAGCGCAGCACCGTCGACGCCAACGTGCGCCAGGTCGGCGACCGCCGGGCCCTGACCGTCCAGAAGGCGCACCGGACGCTCTCGTTCCAGCTCTCCGGCGCCCAGGTCGCGATCACGCTCACCACGCTGATCACCGGTTACCTGGCCGAGCCGCTGATCGGCGAGCTCGTCCGGCCGCTGCTCACCGGCATCGGGCTCCCCGAGGCGTTCGCCGGGGGTGCGTCGATCGTGCTCGCCCTCGTCATCGCGACGTCGCTGTCGATGATCCTCGGCGAGATGGTGCCGAAGAACCTCGCGATCGCGCGGCCGCTGCCGACCGCGCGCGCCGTCGCCGGCTACCACTCGCGGTTCTCCGCGCTGTTCCGCTGGCTCATCACGCTGATGAACAACAGCGCGAACTTCCTGGTCCGCAAGTTCGGCGTCGAACCGCAGGAGGAACTGCGGTCCGCGCGCTCGCCGCAGGAGCTGGGCTCGATCGTGCGGTCCAGCGCCGAGAGCGGCACGCTCGACACGACCACCGCGGAGCTGCTGGACCGCTCGCTGCGGTTCGGCGAACGCACCGCGGAGGAGCTCATGACACCTCGCGTGCAGCTCGAATCGCTCGGCGTCGACGACACCGTCGAGGACCTCATCGAGCTCTCGCGCCGCACCGGCTTCTCGCGGTTCCCGGTGCACGCCGAGGACCTCGACGACGTCCGCGGCGCCGTGCACGTCAAGCAGGCCTTCGCCGTCTTGGCCGCGGACCGGGCCGCCGTGCCGATCGGCTCGGTGATGCGGCCGGTGCCGACCGTGCCCGAGTCCCTGCCCGGCGACGACCTGCTCAACCGCCTGCGCGACTCCCGCTTCCAGCTGGCGATCGTCGTCGACGAGTACGGCGGCACGGCCGGGCTGGTCACCCTGGAGGACGTCGTCGAGGAGATCATCGGCGACGTCCGCGACGAGCACGACGACCGCGAAGCGCCCGCGTCGCAGCAGGTCGGCAGCGACAGCTGGCTGGTGTCCGGCCAGCTGCGCCCGGACGAGGTCACCGACGTGACCGGGTTCCGGATGCCCGACGGCGACTACGAAACCATCGCCGGGCTGATCCTCGAGCGGCTGGGCAAGATCCCCGCCGAGGGGGACGCCGCCGACGTCGACGGCTGGCGGCTCACCGTCACCACCATGGACAAGCGCCGGATCGCCGAGGTCGAAGTGGCCCCGGTCCGCGTCCCCGCGGAATCCCCGGTCGCCGAGGTGGTCTCGTGA
- a CDS encoding hemolysin family protein — MNDWLNIALVVVLLLANAFFVGAEFTLISSRRDRLEALLEQGKTRAKIVINASKHVSLMLAGAQLGITICSLLLGRLGEPAIAHRLSAFFDLLGLPEALLHAVSFAIALAFITVLHVLIGEMVPKNLAIAEPERLALWLVPVHVAWVKLANPFIWLLNFVANSLLRAVKVEPKDELETAYTSDELAELLSESRREGLLDQSEHRRLAQTLSSVQKTVADVLVPTAELTTLPCGPTLGDVELAVSSTGFSRFPVCTDDGRLTGYIHVKDVLDLAGQDPATIVPSGKTRQLTELRADARLDVALSAMRKEGSHLARALDTSGNAVGVVALEDLVEEYVGTVRDGTHVGA; from the coding sequence GTGAACGACTGGCTGAACATCGCCCTCGTCGTGGTCCTGCTGCTGGCCAACGCCTTCTTCGTCGGCGCGGAGTTCACGTTGATCTCCTCGCGGCGGGACCGGCTCGAAGCGCTCCTGGAGCAGGGCAAGACGCGCGCGAAGATCGTCATCAACGCGAGCAAGCACGTCTCGCTGATGCTGGCCGGCGCGCAGCTGGGCATCACCATCTGCTCGCTGCTGCTCGGCCGCCTCGGCGAGCCCGCGATCGCGCACCGGCTCTCGGCGTTCTTCGACCTGCTGGGCCTGCCCGAGGCGCTGCTGCACGCGGTCTCGTTCGCCATCGCGCTGGCGTTCATCACCGTGCTGCACGTGCTGATCGGCGAGATGGTGCCGAAGAACCTCGCCATCGCCGAGCCGGAGCGGCTCGCGCTGTGGCTGGTCCCGGTGCACGTCGCCTGGGTGAAGCTCGCCAACCCGTTCATCTGGCTGCTGAACTTCGTCGCGAACTCGCTCCTGCGCGCGGTGAAGGTCGAGCCGAAGGACGAGCTGGAGACGGCCTACACCTCCGACGAGCTGGCCGAGCTGCTCAGCGAGTCGCGCCGGGAAGGGCTGCTCGACCAGTCCGAGCACCGGCGGCTCGCGCAGACGCTGTCTTCGGTGCAGAAGACCGTCGCCGACGTGCTGGTGCCCACCGCCGAGCTGACGACGCTGCCGTGCGGGCCGACGCTCGGCGACGTCGAGCTGGCGGTGTCCTCGACCGGCTTCTCGCGGTTCCCGGTCTGCACGGACGACGGGCGCCTCACCGGCTACATCCACGTCAAGGACGTCCTCGACCTGGCCGGGCAGGACCCGGCGACGATCGTGCCGTCCGGCAAGACGCGCCAGCTCACCGAGCTGCGCGCGGACGCTCGCCTCGACGTCGCCCTTTCGGCGATGCGCAAGGAAGGCAGCCACCTGGCGCGGGCCCTCGACACGAGCGGCAACGCCGTCGGCGTCGTCGCGCTCGAGGACCTCGTGGAGGAGTACGTGGGCACCGTCCGCGACGGCACGCACGTGGGCGCATGA
- a CDS encoding 3-methyladenine DNA glycosylase: protein MTDVEVLAEPVWLAREAAHVERMRRWTGPHQERRARGEKHPVLDFLFTYYSYRPSHLQRWQPGPGVALAGPAAERFLDRKGYVATDDGVVLDPAGFTPGKARTAEFVLALLTATASRAPRLSCFGLHEWAMVYREPADSVRHDQVPLRLGSAGTDAVVESLDIRCGHFDAFRFFTGPARPRNELTPSRETQISLEQPGCLHANMDLFKWAYKLDPFVPAELVADCFELAVAIRTLDMRASPYDLAALGYPPVRIETAEGRAEYARAQAGFARRAAPVRQRLIAHCNRLVR from the coding sequence ATGACCGACGTCGAGGTGCTCGCCGAACCGGTCTGGCTGGCCCGGGAGGCGGCGCACGTCGAGCGGATGCGGCGGTGGACCGGTCCGCACCAGGAGCGCCGGGCGCGCGGCGAGAAGCACCCGGTGCTGGACTTCCTGTTCACCTACTACTCGTACCGGCCGTCCCACCTGCAGCGGTGGCAGCCCGGGCCCGGCGTCGCGCTCGCCGGGCCCGCGGCGGAGCGCTTCCTGGACCGCAAGGGCTACGTCGCCACGGACGACGGCGTCGTCCTCGATCCCGCGGGCTTCACCCCGGGGAAGGCCCGGACGGCGGAGTTCGTCCTCGCCCTGCTGACCGCGACGGCGTCCCGCGCGCCGCGGCTGAGCTGCTTCGGCCTGCACGAGTGGGCGATGGTCTACCGCGAGCCCGCCGACTCGGTGCGGCACGACCAGGTACCGCTGCGCCTGGGGTCGGCCGGTACCGACGCCGTCGTGGAGTCGCTGGACATCCGCTGCGGGCACTTCGACGCGTTCCGCTTCTTCACCGGCCCCGCGCGGCCGCGGAACGAGCTGACGCCGTCGAGGGAGACGCAGATCTCCCTGGAACAGCCCGGGTGCCTGCACGCGAACATGGACCTGTTCAAATGGGCTTACAAGCTGGACCCGTTCGTGCCGGCCGAGCTGGTGGCGGACTGCTTCGAGCTGGCGGTGGCGATCCGCACGCTCGACATGCGGGCGAGCCCGTACGACCTGGCCGCGCTCGGCTATCCGCCGGTGCGCATCGAGACGGCCGAAGGGCGGGCCGAATACGCCCGCGCGCAGGCCGGGTTCGCGCGCCGGGCAGCACCGGTGCGTCAGCGCCTGATTGCGCATTGCAATCGCCTGGTCAGGTGA
- a CDS encoding aldo/keto reductase, which produces MAVPPSLALSDGVRIPQLLFGVAGLSAAETGRAVRIALDTGYRGIDTAPGTEPAVGTALAAADVPREELFVSVKVPAQGYDAARRAADQALAELQLEQVDLCLLDGTKGAFPDTWRALSRLRADGRVRALGVAGFGVAELRRLIDATGSVPAVNQVELHPWLQQLPLREFHAERGIVTAASSPAANAGLLADETVTALAAKYGKTPAQIVLRWHLQAGTVAVAASATTTRTREQFGIFDFELADDDLAVVAELDNGTRV; this is translated from the coding sequence ATGGCCGTCCCGCCTTCGCTCGCCCTGTCCGACGGAGTCCGCATCCCCCAGCTGCTGTTCGGTGTCGCGGGGTTGTCTGCGGCCGAAACCGGCCGGGCCGTCCGCATCGCCCTCGACACCGGCTACCGCGGCATCGACACCGCGCCCGGCACCGAGCCGGCGGTGGGCACCGCCCTCGCCGCGGCGGACGTGCCCCGCGAAGAACTGTTCGTCAGCGTCAAAGTGCCCGCGCAGGGCTACGACGCCGCCCGCCGCGCCGCCGACCAGGCGCTGGCCGAGCTGCAGCTCGAGCAGGTCGACCTGTGTCTGCTCGACGGCACGAAGGGCGCCTTCCCCGACACCTGGCGCGCGCTGAGCCGGTTGCGCGCCGACGGCCGCGTCCGGGCGCTGGGCGTGGCCGGGTTCGGCGTCGCCGAGCTGCGCCGGCTGATCGACGCGACCGGGTCGGTCCCCGCCGTCAACCAGGTCGAGCTGCACCCGTGGCTGCAGCAGCTGCCGCTGCGGGAGTTCCACGCCGAGCGGGGCATCGTGACGGCCGCGTCGAGCCCGGCCGCGAACGCCGGTCTCCTGGCCGACGAGACGGTCACCGCGCTCGCCGCGAAGTACGGCAAGACGCCGGCGCAGATCGTGCTCCGCTGGCACCTGCAGGCCGGCACGGTCGCGGTGGCGGCCTCGGCCACCACCACGCGGACCCGCGAGCAGTTCGGGATCTTCGACTTCGAGCTGGCCGACGACGACCTGGCCGTCGTCGCCGAGCTCGACAACGGCACGCGCGTCTAG
- a CDS encoding helix-turn-helix domain-containing protein — translation MTTTVQAAARQRPVGELLREWRDRRRISQLDLAISADVSTRHLSFVETGRSKPSRDMVLRLGEHLEVPLRERNRLLLAAGYAPAYTENALGDPGMSAVRQAVRQLLAGHEPYPAAVVDRNWDLVDANASIGLFVAGIAPELTTNVLRATLHPEGMAPHILNLGEWRAHLLGRLRRQVGQTADAGLADLLAELREYPCDQPVPEVEVPGPGDIFVPLKFRHEGTDLTFFSTVATFGTPLDVTVAELVIESFYPADPATAAHLRERAASVG, via the coding sequence GTGACGACTACGGTGCAGGCGGCCGCGCGGCAGCGGCCGGTGGGTGAGCTGCTGCGGGAATGGCGTGACCGGCGCCGGATCAGCCAGCTCGACCTGGCGATCTCGGCGGACGTCTCCACCCGCCACCTCAGCTTCGTGGAGACCGGCCGGTCCAAGCCGAGCCGGGACATGGTGCTGCGGCTCGGTGAGCACCTCGAAGTCCCGCTGCGCGAGCGCAACCGGCTGCTCCTCGCCGCCGGGTACGCGCCCGCCTACACCGAGAACGCCTTGGGGGACCCCGGGATGAGCGCCGTCCGCCAGGCCGTCCGGCAGCTGCTCGCCGGGCACGAGCCGTACCCGGCCGCCGTCGTCGACCGGAACTGGGACCTCGTCGACGCCAACGCCAGCATCGGGCTCTTCGTCGCCGGCATCGCGCCCGAGCTGACCACCAACGTGTTGCGCGCGACCCTGCACCCCGAAGGCATGGCCCCGCACATCCTGAACCTGGGGGAGTGGCGGGCGCACCTGCTGGGCCGGCTGCGGCGCCAGGTCGGGCAGACCGCGGACGCCGGGCTCGCCGACCTCCTGGCGGAGCTGCGCGAGTACCCGTGCGACCAGCCGGTGCCCGAGGTGGAGGTCCCTGGACCGGGTGACATCTTCGTGCCGCTGAAGTTCCGCCACGAAGGCACCGACCTGACGTTCTTCAGCACGGTGGCCACGTTCGGCACCCCGCTGGACGTCACCGTGGCGGAACTGGTGATCGAGTCGTTCTACCCGGCCGACCCGGCGACGGCGGCACACCTGCGCGAGCGGGCCGCGTCGGTGGGATGA
- a CDS encoding nuclear transport factor 2 family protein — translation MSDVRGLVEQYIAVWNETDGDKRRALIADVFTEGAGYTDPLGAVAGHDGIDQFVGGAQQQFAGLTFSLPADPDAHHDLARFQWYLGTPGAEPVAIGFDVVELEGGKIAKVHGFLDKLPG, via the coding sequence ATGAGCGACGTTCGCGGCCTCGTCGAGCAGTACATCGCCGTCTGGAACGAGACCGACGGGGACAAGCGGCGCGCCCTCATCGCCGACGTCTTCACCGAAGGGGCCGGCTACACCGACCCGCTCGGGGCCGTCGCCGGGCACGACGGGATCGACCAGTTCGTCGGCGGGGCGCAGCAGCAGTTCGCCGGGCTCACCTTCAGCCTGCCCGCCGACCCGGACGCCCACCACGACCTCGCGCGGTTCCAGTGGTACCTCGGCACCCCCGGGGCCGAGCCGGTCGCCATCGGGTTCGACGTCGTCGAGCTGGAAGGCGGGAAGATCGCGAAGGTGCACGGCTTCCTCGACAAGCTCCCCGGCTGA
- a CDS encoding NAD-dependent epimerase/dehydratase family protein yields MRVLVLGGDGYLGWPTALHLSDKGHEVAVLDNFARRGYDDELGVESLVPIESLKDRIAAWHEVSGHAITSYEGDLLDAEFLFGAVREFEPDAIVHYAEQRSAPYSMIDREHAVYTQHNNVVGTLNLLYAIAELNPAIHLVKLGTMGEYGTPNVDIEEGWLDLEHNGRKDRVLFPKRPGSFYHLTKVHDSHNIEFTCRAWGLRATDLNQGVVYGQQTPQTALDARLATRFDYDAVFGTVLNRFVIQAVLGQPLTVYGKGAQTRGLIDIRDTVECIRLAVEHPAEAGEFRVFNQMTESLSVAAIAELVADRFPGPVQIEQLENPRTEAPEHYYNVKHTGLVGLGLEPHLLSDTLIESMFDIVGANKHRVNPEKLRPTVRWRGALKR; encoded by the coding sequence ATGCGGGTGCTGGTTCTCGGCGGTGACGGATATCTGGGCTGGCCGACCGCGCTGCACTTATCGGACAAAGGCCACGAGGTGGCGGTTCTCGACAATTTCGCCCGGCGCGGCTACGACGACGAACTCGGCGTCGAAAGCCTGGTCCCGATCGAATCGCTGAAGGACCGGATCGCCGCCTGGCACGAAGTGTCGGGACACGCGATCACCAGCTACGAAGGCGACCTGCTGGACGCGGAATTCCTGTTCGGCGCGGTGCGCGAGTTCGAGCCCGACGCCATCGTCCACTATGCCGAGCAACGGTCGGCGCCGTATTCGATGATCGACCGCGAACACGCGGTGTACACCCAGCACAACAATGTCGTCGGGACGCTGAACCTGCTCTACGCGATCGCGGAGCTCAACCCCGCGATCCACCTGGTCAAACTGGGCACGATGGGCGAATACGGCACGCCGAACGTCGACATCGAAGAGGGCTGGCTCGACCTCGAGCACAACGGGCGCAAAGACCGCGTGCTGTTCCCGAAACGGCCGGGATCGTTCTACCACCTGACCAAGGTGCACGATTCGCACAACATCGAATTCACGTGCCGGGCCTGGGGGCTGCGGGCCACGGACCTCAACCAGGGCGTCGTGTACGGGCAGCAGACGCCGCAGACGGCGCTGGACGCGCGGCTGGCCACCCGGTTCGACTACGACGCGGTGTTCGGCACGGTGCTGAACCGGTTCGTCATCCAGGCCGTGCTGGGCCAGCCGCTGACCGTGTACGGCAAGGGCGCGCAGACCCGCGGCCTGATCGACATCCGCGACACCGTCGAGTGCATCCGCCTCGCCGTCGAGCACCCCGCCGAGGCGGGGGAGTTCCGGGTGTTCAACCAGATGACCGAGAGCCTGTCGGTGGCCGCCATCGCCGAGCTCGTCGCCGACCGGTTCCCCGGCCCGGTGCAGATCGAGCAGCTGGAGAATCCCCGCACCGAGGCGCCGGAGCACTACTACAACGTGAAGCACACCGGGCTGGTCGGGCTGGGCCTGGAGCCGCACCTGCTGTCCGACACGCTCATCGAGTCGATGTTCGACATCGTCGGCGCGAACAAGCACCGGGTGAACCCGGAGAAGCTGCGCCCGACCGTGCGCTGGCGGGGCGCGCTGAAGAGGTAG
- a CDS encoding GtrA family protein, whose protein sequence is MTTVTNGVRPRTAEKTRRRGWARLARAAATSVAATVLSQVVLLAVLATGGAAALAGALAWAAGAVLNFLVTRRWVWGRTGRPRVRRELLPYLAVIGLGGLASIGLTTLAGSLLARADVPHFWWVVLVDGAYVGSYAVVFVLKFTLLDRVVFGRGAARTPATTSRS, encoded by the coding sequence ATGACGACCGTAACCAACGGCGTGCGGCCCCGCACGGCGGAGAAGACCCGCCGCCGCGGCTGGGCCCGGCTGGCCCGCGCCGCCGCGACGTCGGTCGCCGCCACGGTGCTCAGCCAGGTCGTCCTGCTCGCCGTCCTCGCCACCGGCGGTGCCGCCGCGCTCGCCGGTGCGCTGGCGTGGGCGGCCGGGGCGGTGCTGAACTTCCTGGTCACCCGCCGCTGGGTGTGGGGCCGCACCGGGCGGCCGCGCGTCCGGCGGGAACTGCTGCCCTACCTGGCCGTCATCGGTCTCGGCGGCCTCGCCTCGATCGGGCTGACGACGCTGGCCGGTTCGCTGCTGGCGCGGGCGGACGTGCCGCACTTCTGGTGGGTCGTGCTCGTCGACGGCGCGTACGTGGGCAGCTACGCGGTGGTGTTCGTCCTCAAGTTCACCCTGCTCGACCGCGTCGTGTTCGGCCGCGGCGCAGCACGTACCCCCGCCACCACGTCCCGGTCATGA